The Leptospira sp. WS39.C2 genome contains a region encoding:
- a CDS encoding lysostaphin resistance A-like protein has protein sequence MIRMTTSKKFSVFFAIVISVSLGISILLYALQMYLHSQNPNVELKPFTYTKILSRTLTLILFCSLIWFRKKIDQKSILSLGLENFLKHKRELLLGFLAGMISLSFVVGTKVLFGVSTWAPKDFLFVDWMMGFYFLLTVFCIGFVEELFFRGYLLQSFVMEWGEKKAVIITSLFFSITHFIRPIHDLFALIPEILGLFLVGYALSYAWIYTRSLYLPIGIHAGWVYVVKMQSFFVSPLPHDLHWLFGGERLVTGVVAWMFMFLFLFGLKHIFEQLLQKGEVQTS, from the coding sequence ATGATTCGCATGACAACTTCCAAAAAATTCTCAGTCTTTTTTGCCATTGTAATCAGCGTTAGTTTAGGCATTAGTATTCTCTTATATGCACTTCAAATGTATCTGCATTCACAAAATCCTAATGTCGAATTAAAACCATTTACTTATACAAAAATCCTATCACGAACCTTAACTTTGATCTTATTTTGTTCCTTGATTTGGTTTCGTAAAAAAATTGATCAAAAATCAATCCTCTCCTTAGGATTGGAAAATTTCCTGAAACACAAAAGGGAACTTTTGTTAGGATTTTTAGCAGGTATGATTTCTTTGAGTTTTGTTGTAGGAACAAAAGTATTATTTGGAGTTTCCACTTGGGCACCTAAAGATTTTTTGTTCGTTGATTGGATGATGGGTTTCTATTTTCTATTAACCGTTTTCTGTATCGGATTCGTGGAAGAATTGTTTTTCAGAGGTTATTTATTACAATCCTTTGTAATGGAATGGGGAGAGAAAAAAGCCGTAATTATCACGAGTTTATTTTTTTCAATTACACATTTTATCCGTCCTATCCATGATCTTTTTGCACTAATACCCGAAATACTAGGGTTATTTTTAGTTGGATATGCATTATCTTATGCATGGATTTACACTCGATCTCTGTACTTGCCCATTGGTATCCATGCGGGATGGGTATATGTTGTTAAAATGCAATCCTTCTTCGTCTCTCCATTACCTCACGACTTACACTGGTTATTTGGTGGCGAAAGATTAGTCACAGGAGTTGTTGCTTGGATGTTCATGTTTCTCTTCTTATTTGGCCTCAAACATATTTTTGAACAGTTGTTACAAAAAGGTGAAGTGCAAACTAGCTAA
- a CDS encoding beta-propeller fold lactonase family protein — protein sequence MKIYTIIAIFNRKVILLLFGLIVWNCKMPPLNNPSDLYSNEYGNNFMLSELVRYWLREKVVPDGLVVAVAKSALPYESGIRIYRVDNEIGLTGEYDKDIRAATTSAFPGCQPIRISIPPYSRDIITFTGSASDRMVTHRYEVDRSLNIIGETHDATIIPYQTAFNYDGTVMYVTDYSNPNQVERFSRNRTTGEITSANGSGYPFGVGCAPISIRTSNVDNLVFAATTSYLPLGIYSFKNTGIDSGFVTAGSPYDPADNPTQHNNLCVSENDRLLYMTSGNTTMPIYGIRYDADGNMNVLPNSPFSPDTSYLAHGPTDNQSTSMTIDPNHKYLAILYSAGGSFNIRLLSIDPTTGTLTPTDQKLSVGNAPKHLDWDNSGKFLYLISDTGGTTNNFQLEYFKFTNDGKLSRGINSPITIGAMSGDFTPRHLKSISRYY from the coding sequence TTGAAAATTTATACAATCATTGCCATTTTCAATCGTAAAGTAATTCTCCTACTCTTTGGTTTGATCGTATGGAATTGTAAAATGCCACCATTAAACAATCCATCAGATCTATATTCTAATGAGTATGGAAATAATTTCATGTTATCTGAACTAGTCAGGTATTGGTTGAGAGAAAAAGTTGTACCAGATGGACTCGTTGTAGCAGTAGCCAAATCTGCCTTACCTTATGAATCTGGAATTAGGATTTATAGAGTTGATAATGAAATCGGCCTCACTGGAGAATATGATAAAGACATTCGTGCTGCTACTACCAGTGCGTTTCCTGGTTGCCAGCCCATCAGAATTTCGATCCCACCCTATTCCCGAGATATCATTACCTTTACTGGGTCTGCTAGTGATCGTATGGTCACACATCGTTACGAAGTCGATAGAAGTTTGAATATCATTGGAGAAACTCACGATGCAACGATCATTCCCTACCAAACTGCTTTCAATTATGATGGCACAGTGATGTATGTAACTGATTACTCCAACCCAAATCAGGTAGAAAGATTCTCACGAAATAGGACAACGGGTGAAATCACTTCTGCCAATGGAAGTGGGTATCCATTTGGAGTTGGTTGCGCACCAATATCCATCCGAACAAGCAATGTTGATAACTTGGTATTTGCAGCTACCACTTCCTATTTACCATTAGGAATCTACTCATTTAAAAATACGGGTATCGATTCTGGATTTGTTACAGCTGGCTCACCTTATGATCCCGCCGATAACCCAACACAACACAATAATCTATGTGTTTCAGAAAATGATCGGCTGTTGTACATGACATCTGGAAATACAACAATGCCTATTTATGGAATCCGGTATGATGCAGATGGGAATATGAACGTACTTCCCAATTCACCTTTCTCACCAGACACTAGTTATTTGGCACATGGACCAACTGATAACCAATCCACATCAATGACAATTGACCCTAATCATAAGTATTTAGCAATTTTGTATTCTGCTGGCGGATCGTTTAATATTCGTTTGCTATCAATTGATCCAACTACAGGAACCTTAACCCCAACAGATCAAAAATTAAGTGTAGGAAATGCACCCAAACATCTGGATTGGGATAATAGTGGAAAATTTTTATACCTCATCTCTGATACAGGTGGTACAACAAACAATTTCCAATTAGAATACTTTAAATTTACAAACGATGGAAAACTATCGAGAGGTATCAATTCACCTATCACAATTGGAGCCATGTCTGGAGATTTTACTCCGAGACATTTAAAATCGATCTCAAGATATTATTAA